Part of the Quercus lobata isolate SW786 chromosome 6, ValleyOak3.0 Primary Assembly, whole genome shotgun sequence genome, taaaatggtttattaatgcTTACCCTTATAAAATTTGTATCTTGAATGATTCTCATTTCGTAGCTCTCATTGCTGTATTTAAACTTTGACACCATATcatataaagcacaagatatATGTATGTTATGTTTGTAGACAATTCTATATTTATAATTGTGGATGGTTACACTACTATGCAAGGTGGTAGTTCAgcttttattttgatgatattgtATAATTGTGTTAAGTTCAGATAAGTATGTTTGATTGGTTGGGGATTATGTGCATATGGAGGTGGCCACATGTTTAAACATGGCTAGGACTAAACAAAATAGATGGTTTTATCAATGTTCATTGTGGAAGGAATGCCACAttttgcaacaaatattatgaATGGTTATTGATTTATATGTGCAGGTTTTGAAATtgagcattttttttacttgcttTTGTTGTATAGAACcacaaaaatagttttatttggGCACATAATTACCAGTATTTTTGAGACACATACAACATTGCATTGTGCACACATACACATGATGCACGTAAATCACATTCAATACCTCGAAAGGAATAACAAGAGTTGATGATATGTTATTGCgcatttgtaataattttactgacattatgttttttttttagaaaaatatattatggaTGATGCTTATTATACACAGTATAATGGATTTTACCCATACATTATATCAGATACATCGTGAAAAATATATTAGGAAGTCCAACACGAAAATGgcataaataagaaatttaagaaTATTTCTTCACAATCTCTTCGAGACATAAGCACAGCTCCTTCGGTTTAGAAAACATAACCATGTGATCGGAACCAGTTATCACCTTCACTTCATCTGTTGGATTTTTCTCAATCATCCACCTTTGTAAATCCTCCTTTATAGCTTTGTCTTGGTCACACACAATATAAACTTTACGAACAGACCCATATTTTTCCTTGGTTAGTTCTGGTTCTTTTAACAACAATGCATCATGACCATAAAGACGAGAAGGTCTCACCAATGACATAGCAAGCGCCAAATCCTAGTTCAATTCATCATTGATCATAACTAAATaaatccaatatatatatatatatatatatattagcctAAGATAGATGGACACTTCATTTGGGGTGTCATATCCTTGTTGTATCTGTGTCATACATATGTTATAACAATGTTCTATCTACTGTATCACGtattcatgttataatttttcaaaaattgctcgtGTCATCGCATCGTACCTATGTTCGTGTTCAAGTCCTTGCATCCAAGATATTAGCTAATTTATTAAGAAATTGAAACTTGTACAAGCTGTTAAATTGATGGTTGCATGCCCGACTaacttttctgatttttttttttttatttattataatgtttTCTTCCTAATCAACATGTGACAATGTTGAATAACTATGAGGTTAAAGGAAAGTCTCAACTCTAAATTCTTACCTCAGGTGGGGAGAGCTGGTATAAATTGGATGCCATCAAATTGGACCCAAATAGCATTGTGGTTGGTGGGTTGTTGGGCCCTTGATCGAATGTGAATTGTGAGTCCATGGGCAAATCCGACTTCCGAAAGATCTACATATAACCAAAGATATCATTATGCACATTTGGGAACTAGTATGGGAATGAGCAATGATCACTAACTCAATGAGAGATTTGAAGCCCCTTTGATTGTCCTAAACTTGAGAGAGGCAGATCTAAACAAGATCTAATTCACAGCAAAACATGTAATAATTTCATTTACCTTTTTAGTTAATCTTTTCATGGTACATTCCTATGATACTATCCCTCATAGGTGTATCCTCATTCCTCCATAAGGTCACATCACATATCCAAGCTCAACGGTTGGGttattagtttataataaaaaacGATTAAAGTTTATTCTCTATAGTTTCAAGCCCTTTAACATCCCAAGTATATATAACTGTTGTCGATAACCTCACTGAACCAATGGTCGACAATGACTTAAGTCCATTGTGAAGTGGAGCATGAAGCTAGTATATCTACAAGATAAAATGGAAAATTCACCCGTTATTACCTCTTACAATTCAATTATGCTATTACACCAAATTCAAATCCTACAAAATAACTAGCAAAACAAGTTGAGGATATATACAAACTCCAATAAACTTTAGTGATATTGCAAATAAGAGCACATTTGTTTTGACGcaaaatgttttgatttttggtgtttATTTTGAATGGAAAGTTACTAATGAACCAATCGGTCGATCTTACTACGAACTACTCGTATatctggaaaaaaaatgatcaatcaAGAAAGAGAGTCTTCCCAATCGCCAATCTCATTGCGAACTAGTCacaaatctttaaaaataaataaataaataaaaagatgattGACGAGAGGGAGAATCTTCCTAACCACAGATCTCACCACACCATGCAAAGCTTTGACACCATCAAAACGATGTTGTCAAGGCAAGCACCAAATCTCCTTAGGTCTCTATATGTTGAGTCATGGGGTGGCTGGGGGCGGTGGCCATGATGAAGAGTGTGGTGGGGAGGGAGGAGGTCTCCAATTTAAAAGCTTTGGGGTGTAAATTGTTTTACACCATTCTTAGTCATGCCAAATATTATGTTGAACTATGTTGAACTAGTGTAGCCTTAAAATTATcgtatatttttttatgggtgGTGTAAGGAATGATCCAACATTTGAAACTTTGTTGCATATATGCAATATTTGTGATCACGTTTATATATATCACAATGAATTTACATACGCAAGttattaacattaaaaaaaaaaaaaaaaaaagagagcattATGCAAGCCAAAATATACATTATTGAcaagtgcatttttttttttcttttttctttttttccaaaaatgtgcattataataattcataattgagcattaaaaaaaaaaaaaaaaaaaaacttgtgttcTTAATGGCACTCATTGATAAGAGATCTGGAGCTCCAGatagttcaactagtaaagtctttaatggttgaataagagatatgagGTTTAATCCCTGTCTataccaaaaaattattaatgtattgggctgatgataaagagttatcatcaggagttgaagctataggttgaaactctctctctctctctctcaaaaaaaaaaaaaaaaaaagactcttctttaataagagaaaaaaaaatcacaacttttttAATGTTGAGGTGGCATATTGTGAGTGTGCAATAAAAGAGATTTTCATTTTATCCTAAGTTTAGATAGAAGGAGCGGAAGAGATGAACGGAAGAGATGGTTTTGTAACTTGGTTGGAGGAAAGTCCACCAATAATTGAATCTCTAGTACTCCAAGATGCTATGTACTTATCCTTTACTTAATAAAAGTTTCAgtcttcctatcaaaaaaaaaaaaatatatatatatatatatatatacttcaaattaatatattaagacTTCTAATcctttataaataataataataataataataataataataataataataataatacattcttctctctctcaagtatatatatatacatataagttcagaaaaaattcaattagattttaattggattctcaattttgcaccacgcattccatttaatttttaattttgtgccaagtaaattattgaatgtaaaaatcgaagagtccaaatccaattagattctaaattggatttcaattagagttcaATTTTTCGTCATGtgtccatttattttattttttaaaatttttgtgacaagtaaat contains:
- the LOC115950993 gene encoding salicylic acid-binding protein 2-like, with protein sequence MEKKERHFVLVHGACHGAWSWYKVATLLKSAGHKVTALDLAASGIHPKQAHELRSLSDYLEPLMEFMASLPADERVILVGHSFGGACISVAIEKFPEKVSVAVYATAHMFGPDLNFYAVYDEIFRKSDLPMDSQFTFDQGPNNPPTTMLFGSNLMASNLYQLSPPEDLALAMSLVRPSRLYGHDALLLKEPELTKEKYGSVRKVYIVCDQDKAIKEDLQRWMIEKNPTDEVKVITGSDHMVMFSKPKELCLCLEEIVKKYS